The genomic DNA TTCCTTttcatagcagcagcagcagcagcactgtaCTAGTAAAGTAAGCCAGGTTCCAGGGAGTAACATTATCACTGTTTTTAGCTGCTTCCTTCTCCCCAGGTGTCAAATCAAAAGGAACAGTTGGTTCCCAAATGCACTAAAGTAGTTGTGTGATATTATGGAAGTTTATTGTTGCTAAATAAGCACTCAGTGCTGGTACTTCTGTTCAAAAGTCTATTCGTCATGGCAAGATATATTAATGAAGAAGATTTGCTCCAAGATGAAGCCATCAGCTTTCAAAAGTTGTTTCAAGATGATCTCAGTGAAGCATTTTTTTTTGTGGTGGGATCTAAAGGAAACAAACCAGCAAACAAACATTAATAGTCATCTTCACTAGAAAGAATGATATTAATAATTTGCTTTCAGAATCACCTCTCTTTTGTGCTTGTACTTTTCTTGAGATTCTTCAGCTGAGCAGTGAGAAATAAACTAAGTGACATGATGAAGGCATACCTCTTTATGCTGTAAACCACTTATTGCAACTTACTGCACCAACAGGTTGCTTTAACATGGCCTATGGCAATTCTAGACATTCAAGAGGGAGAAGGTAGGGAATTCATAGGGAGACATACTTCACGGAATGTTTCTTTTTAAGTGtagtttcaaatatttcaaagatgCAGATGGGACAAGCAATGTAAGGGATGTTCCCTCTATGATTTAACCAAGAAACCCAATGGGCTCATGGGCTCTGTACAAGAAAGATATGAGTATTTAATTATTAATGCAGTTTTCATTTAAACTGCAATCACAAATGTTTACTCTGGAGTAAAtttcagcatggtatagtggtttgagcattggagtacaaaTCTGAAAATAAGGGTTCAAtttccctcttggccatgaaaaaccactgggtgacattgagcaagtcacacattctctgaGTCAGCATGGAGGTGGTGAAACTGCCCCAGGTTTCACTCTGGAtgtcaaaggagctatccaagagaCTGAGCTCCATACACAGAacaggttcagtaccttggacagcaTTTTAAAGTTTGGATTGAAACTAGAGAGGTGTGTGAGAGTTTAAATgatatgttttaacctggttttaatttgtttctgattgtgtaactgttttaacttttgtattttgtggatttttaccttttttaaaaattgttgtaagGCACTTTAAGACCCAATCTGCGGAATAGGTGAGATAGTAATTAATAACACTGACTGTATTTACAAATGAGCTTTCCTGATGTAtcttcaaatttattttttgccttttgaTTTTCTGTACCTGTCACTCTGTGCCACCACTTTTACATCATAGCTTCCTTCTGTAGCttgatggggtttgtagtttggtaaggtactcTGATGGTGTCTTCTAAATTaaccttggagctctttaaataCTTAATTGAACTACAGATGCTAGCATTCTGTAtggtgaagccatggcagttaaagtgggaaagtgctataattgtgtagtgggaTTACACCCTGAATTAGATTTGGGTTGCCAGGTCCAACCACAGAACTAACTACTGTCCCCCTTAAAGAGTTTCATAGTTTTACTAAATGTCTCTCTTCCAGCTCTCATATGCTACTGTGCTGGAGAATTAACAACTTCACTAGCTGGtgacattttgctgcccaaaCAATTAAACAGGCAGAGAGGCATAAAGGAGCAAACCTAAGTGGCAGCCttagctttttcttcttcctgtgaACACTCAAACTGTTGGGAGAAATAACTGTAGCATCTATTGATAATGCACTTACTGTTTAGCCAGAATCTGCCGAGTATCTAGGTCAGCTAGGAGTAGTagaaactggatttttaaaaagaaaaaaaggtatgATCAGTTAATGCCTCTTCTCTTTAAGGCTCACATATCCTGGTGGATGACTGGAGTATTTAActaaaggttgagtctcccttacctggaattccaaaatcttaaaTATCTCCCAAACCAAATCTTTttgcatgggtggctgagatagtgacacctttgctttctgatagttcaatatacacaaattttgtttcatgcacaaaattattaaatatactgtataaaattaccttcaagctatgtgtataaagggtatatgaaacaaatgaattgtGTTTCGagttgggtctcatctccaagatatctcagtgtgtatatatatgcaaataccacacacacccatccaaaacattttggttctaagcatttcggataagggagactcagcctgtactcaACAACAGGCATCTATCCCACAGCTTCTCTCACCTTGGTGACAGTTTTTCCACCCTTAAAACAAGAGCCCATCCAGTTATCTCATGGCCAAAAAGTCAGCTCTGCCATTAAAATTTGGAAGCACTATTCCAGTCAAGATTCATTTTATTCCATGGCCTCCTTTTTGCCATTAGAGCAATACATGCACACCGTAGATAAtgaagcctctgacaaagaagctcaaTTTTTTTGTTTACAAAATCTTCATGCCTGCCCAGTTTATCCCTTTTCCCCCCACATCTGttgtctagctggaaggtttgTAAAATCAGAATTGGCATTAGGAAGATGGTGAAGGGGGGCTCAAGAAACAGACTTTCAGTACTGGGTTGCAGTGATGTTCTCTGCACTAAAAAATGCAATAATGATTGAACTGAGAAAGAGCACAATTCTACTGTAGCTGATCCTACTGCAGCAGTATATACCAGCTTGCAATGGGCAAGCTAAAGAGCAGCTAGAATCCTTTAGTAAGCACATacgaacagcaaaacagagaaaataggAAACAGATTAGCTGGCTTTACCAGCTACTGACAGCATCTTGAAAACTATAGAGCTACAGTTTTGTTTCcagaatggaaatcataagagcAATGGAGGACTGTgagatgtatatgtgtgtatctccctggatgtattttggaagacgCTTTCAGGGGaattctagaaggttcaaaatgttttcattcattttgcaAGGCATTTTGCATGTAAATTTActtagtaaaaaataaaatgtttgctgaaatatgttaaACTGCTTATCTTTTCATGGTTTAGAAACCTGGTCcctttctttccatgttatttctatttctggtaccaaatttttggttaaagaagtaatgcccaggaaaacatattttgttaactgaggcccgatttaaatgggcgATATGAGGTGCCcccgtcatgtgcgaggggcggcactttcaaacgccccttgcccctcgcacgtgacaagggcaatGGCGGCACCTATACACACGGGcatcgccattttgatgtgacggatgccGTGGGCCAcacagtttgtccactgtggctccctcgcgcagcaaactagGGTGGCGGCAGACCGTCCCTTTgtgcagtttgtatcccgcctgaggtatacctgtataagACTTCTTACATGTGTCTAACCATATTTcacattatctctctctctcaagcttTCCTTTTGTTCAACTATAGTTGGTAATGCATGGACATTGATGATCAATGGGACTAGGACTATTGCTACAATGCAAAattatgtagtttgacactgctataactctcatggccccatcctatggaatccagaaTTTGTAGCTTGGTGGTGTATCagtactctctgacagagaaggctaaatatctcacaaaatcccagaattccatagcattgagccatgccatctaaagcagtgtcaaactgaattatttctgcagtgtagatgcagtctaggAAACCAGTCTCTATGACCCTGAATAGCTCCTTCCTCTAACTTACTCCTCCTCTtcgtttctttctcttttgactAATATACCAGTGAATCACAACCCCTTATAGTTCTGCCACCTGAAACCCTATCCAAATTAGAAATCTAAATGTTTATTTAGATGATGCTATCTCTTACCACATCCAGCTTGGGTAAAACAGTTGAGAGTCCCATAAATGCACCGGCACAACTGACATCCTTCTTGAGACCACTCGCCATGTCCAAGTGCACCACAACTCCTAAGAAAATGGGAAACACATGAAGAAAGATGAGGTCCTATTATTCCCAGACAAACATCCATCCACAAATCAAACTCTGGATCACTTCCTGTCAGAAAAAAGGGTAtatcctgggcctaaaatggcccaggaggtggcaaaaaattaaattaaattaaatggaaaattGTTCCAGAGCCATTAGGAGACTTTggagatattttatttttcaatttcccccctaaaaattTTGGGAGGAAGCACCCCTGGTTAAAAGCATTACATTCACTAATACACAACACACTTTTACATACCTGATCCTTGTGTCATATTCACAGTGTCTTCCAGTGAAGTGTTTGGGACATATGCAAAAGGTCCCCAGGAAACAAGTCCCTCCATTTTGACAACAATGTTTGTTCAATTTGCTGGCTGGAATAAAgagcatggaaaaataaaatacaatacagtgagATTCATCAGCTACTGAAATACTGATTTAAAAAACCAGCTAACTTATAAAATGGTATGGGGAATCTTGCATAGATTATAGGTGGTCTATTCCTAAAtattgggagccagcatggtgcaatggtttgaatgttggaatatgACCCTagaaaccagggtctgaatctctactgaaccaagaaaacccaactgggtgaccctggacaagtcacactcttttatccacagaggaaggtaaaggcaaacccactctgagcaaatcttgccaagaaaaccccaaggtaACACCCCACCCTAATTGTGTTATTATtgctacaaaaataataataatcttgtgcACGTTTCATAACAGATTTTATTTTGATGAAAGTGACCACTACAAATGACACACTAACAAAGAACACTGTGACCTTTGTTCTGGATGGAAACAGTTCTGAGTTTATAAGGCTGAATTATAAATATCCCTTCCTAATCTAAAAACTACAGAATTCCGTAGGATGAAAACATGTTGGTTAAAGTAGAACCACTgtgttatagcactataactgtaaggtgtgaaagggccccatgtCTAGTATAATTGGACTCAAAAGCTTACACATTGAAGAGTTGCTGCAGCAACAGATTTCATGTACTAATTGGATAGGGTTGATCTAGATGACCTTTAAGGTGATTTCCAacattgtaattatttttaatgagttaCATTTTATGCACTCTTTTCTTCTAATGAACTAATAGGCTCTCATCCCCCCTACTTCCATCATTATAATAACTGTCAGATGGTTTAGTCTGAAAAAAAGAGCATTCCTACAACACAGACATTCAGGAGAGTGGAATCAGTATTTCCTAAGACCCAGTGTAACACCCACTTTAACTACTAATTTTTAGGATTACAATAaattaagcatttagaaatacatttagGCATCCATAGCAAAGAAAAGAGTCAGAAACTGGGGAGCATCCACTGAATTCTGAAAACTGGAGACATGTCTCAAGATGCTCAGCAGCTTTTCTACAGATGGCTTCTAACACCAGTGGAGATAGCCAAAATATATAACAAACCAAAaaataattgttggaaatgtgggcaAACAAATGGTACCttctatcatatgtggtggaagtgTGATAAGACTAAATAATAGTGGAGGGAAATACACAATGGAATAACAGAAACACAAAAATTATCTATTAAATATACTAACTAGTTTTGGAATTCAGACAGGGAAAGTAATGGGTGTATACTCCTATATGCAGTAACAGCTGCTAGACTGGCCTACACTAAGAAGTGGAAAGACTGACAAATCCCAAATATAGGTGATTAGATCTTAAAACTAATGGAAATGGCacagatggacaaattaacaatgtACATGAGCAATAAGACACTGCAAACCCATGAagacaaatgggaaaaaatatctAACTTATGGAAAACAGAGATGAAACAATATTAAGAGAAATACTTGAAGTACTTTACAGATGTATATAGGTGTATATCAAAGAAAAAATAACAAGATTATATAAGATTTAATAGTAGAGGTTAATATAATGGTATGAATATAGATATGTAATATGGTtgaactttgtttttgttgttgttgttaaaaggtaacaacaacaacaacaaagatggggTTTTTTTATTAAGCAGACAGCCTGATCTGTTTCAGCTTCTGTATACTCAAGGTCTTAATATTTTTGTTAGCCAAGTAAATGGTTTGAGTTCCTGGTCCAGAAATTTCTAAACTTTTGATTCTAAGCAGCCCTTGAAGAAGGCCCTAAAGAGTATACAAAGGGTGAAATGTGCTGGGCTCTATTTAACTAATTATCCTTTCCTTTGAGCATCTGGAgagatgtttccatttttttctgtggAATTCAAAGAAAAGGACAGGCAAGGTTACCAAGAGAAGGCAAACAGAACATGTTTGCATTATTCTGTTCAATCTTTGGCCTTAAATGGATATGATACAAGCAACAGGTGTTCTGGGCATGTATTGGATTTTAGTATGCCTAGTTGCCCTTCTTTAAGCAACTGTTTTGTTGTGCTAATGCAAAACATAGTTGATGGTCTAGTTCTAGATAATCTTCCCAATTATCTAGCAACAAAACTATCTTTTCAAGAGGGAACACCTGTAATCAGTCATTATGAAAACAAGTTCAACAGCCCCTTGAGCTCAGTACAAGGTACATCTGAGTGAACATATTTCAGTTTAACaaatctatctttttaaaaatatatattttgaaaaattctATCTGGCCCAGGAAATAGACAGCTGTTCATTCAACAAGTAACATACCATCTGTGATCCCAATGAAAGGTAAAACATTGGAagatttgttcttcttcttctcagaaTTGAGATTATTCAGAACATTAAAAGTTTCCAGAGGTGTATTCAGCTTCTTGTGGTTTGAGATGTTATCACAACCTTCTCCTTCACAAGctttaaagagagaaaatatCCAGATCATCCATCAGTGAGCATACAACAGCTATTGTAACATCAAAAATAAATGCcatcatttcctttttaaatgaagTTGCTTTCATTGCAATAGGGATCAGAAAATAAAGAGAGGATCTACACCTAGGAACAGAAAACTGAAGTTCagttttagaattattttaacATCAGATGTAATATAttcctaggattttgtaggagAATATTGTTGCATCCTATCACATTTGGAACCTGTCAAGAGGCTCTCACTGTGAGACAAGTCAGCTAAGGGAGGTCTAAACAGTTCCAGCATATCCATTGATTACAACACAGACATTCTTCTGCTGGTGTATTTGCCTATCAGGCACCATGCTATAAAGGTCCTATAATCTTTTAGAGTTCCTATATCAGATTCCCTAGTTTCTGGAAAGTTGTCGTGGGGAGATGCTCTCCATTTCTACAATGGTGGGGCCTCAAAATGGTATTtgcaggttgttgttttttaaggtgAATGATTCATAGCAAaatctttattatatttattatattgttgttgctgctgcttaaaTTACATAGAACAATTGGCAAACAGAACAAATGGCAAATGCAGGTGAATGATTCACAGCAGCATCTTTAGTTTGGTTACATGCATATtaccttaattttaaaaaaatccttaccaTATCCTATCTGGATCAGTTGTACTGACAGAGCCACACCAATCAAAACCCTGAAACAGAGAAATCTAAGTAAATGACAAAAAGACAACCAGCTTCATTTCAGAGCAACATGTTAGTTGAAATTAGTTTAAACACAACCACAATAGGAATACATCACTGTAACTTCAGAAATTATAATAATACATCCATGAAGCAAAATTAAATTAGTCCTTAGATATAAAAATCACTGAATACATTGAAGAAAGTTCTGCTATGCCTAAAACATAGTTCATTCCCTGATTTTTTAGGAGAAGGTAGAAAATGATTACTAAATTGCTAAGAGATGTCTACAATGAAATTGCAAATTTAGTTCACATGCTAGTTCACCTGACAAAGTGTATTTATTTACCTTAAACTCTGCATTTTCTCAGTACTATCTTCTTTTTCCAAATCCACCTGTTGTGAAATTTGATGCACCCCAGATGACAATTGGCACCTCTGATAGAGGGAAGCAGAATGCAAAAAGTGAATGGCAGTTACACAGCTTGTTCAATTTATAAGAAAAAAGCTCTTTTATTTCTTGAAACAATTGATGCTATAATGTTTCTCCTCCCATTTTGTCACCTGACTCTATTGACTTAATAGAGTTGCCTGAGGATGAGATTAATGTCCTTACACAGGTAtctgaaaacaaaaacagcagctttcAGATATActtaattctgattttttttctaaatgcaGCACTTTGTCAATGTCTCTATTCTTGACATGAATTTTCTGAGAAAAATGTTCTATAATGTTTAACTGTTTATACTTATCTTCTTGAACAACGGGCAAGAAAGACAAGGCAAACAGGTTGCAGAATAATTCCtttagaaaacattatttttttccatattacTTTTGAGATTTACTCATACAGTCCTTTCACGACATCTTAGCATCTTTAAGTCTTTAGCCAATACCAGtaccagtgctagggaatcctgggaattgtagtatattgtggcaccagagctctctgacagagaaggctcacaaaactacagttcccagaattccctagcattgaaccagggcacttaaagcagtctcaatttggattatttcttcagtgtgttttggacctaaatcgaGTGTCATGGTTTACAATGTGGCTACTCTTAGGACATCTGGATACAACCCACTGAAtcctataaaataaattaatcatCATTAGAGCCACAACCCTATAACCACTGTGAGCACTGAATTTAGTGGAACTTAGTAGATATGCACTGCCAGTGAAGTCTTATTGCTTTCTGTGGCTCCTGGGCCCAGCTAATTTTGGTTTAAGAGTGGAGATCATATGGTTTGGAGAGGTTATAGGACTGCTAGTTCCAAAATTCCTCacaactggctatgctggctagggctgttggcAGTTGtaggtcaaaacatctggaggccagcATGATTTCTCTCCCTGTCCTAAATCTTCCTGGGAATACATTCCACTAAAATTTGTGGGCTTTGTtatgagtaaacatgtatagcaAGGATGAGTAACTTTCAGCTCCCAACTCCTATCAGCCATACCCAGCATAGCCAATTGTgaaagtccagcaacatctggaggaccacaccaAAGCTGGTTTTTCAAAACAGTGATTCTAAACTTTTGCttctatgttgttgtgtgcctccaagtcattttcgatttatggcaaatctatcatatagttttcttggcaaatttcttgagagggtttttttcactgccatcctctgaggttgagaaagtgtgacttgcccaaggtcacccagtgagtttacatggcagagctgggatttgaaccctggtaacTTAGTGTTTTAGTCCAATGACCAAACCATCACACCCTGCTGCTTCTATATATAGCtgtatttggacttcagctcccagaatccctcaccattAGTCATGCTGATTGGAACTTAAGGGATGTTCAAAGCATTTACAGAAACAAAGGTTGACCACCACTTTTCCAAGTATATCTTTTCATCTAGGAATGAGATAGCTAATAACAGTCTATTATTTTATGCCTTTGTGGAAGTTTCTATTTGTCTGAATGCAATAAATACAAATTTCCTGGTAAGGATCCAAATGTCAGCAAGGTGGagtttttttgtgcttttttataCAGCATAGGATGTAGCTGTGGTTGATTTAAATGCTGTAATTTTGTCATGTATTGACTAGGAAACTGAGTTGATACATAGTGGAATTTGGCAGAGATGATAGGCTTTTCACTTAAATCTATTTTGTCTTTGCCGGTGGTCTCTGGTAACGTGTACACAGAGAGGATATCCTGATTGAAAAATAGATCCTGGCAATTAAATGAGAAACACCCCCAACTAATTTTTGATGTGTTTCCAGAGTTCTAATTAATTAATGATGCATTTCCAATTTGATTAGGTTGAAGAGATTAAACAGCTATACTCTGCTAGATAGCCCTTGAAAAAGGCACTGTAGTGCGTTTAAAACTATAGCCCTACTATGGGCAATTGTGGTAGTCCAGGGATCAATCTTTTGCCTCAGAACCCTCTCGGGGCCACATCTACTGCCTGGAATGAGAATGAattgagaaaataaaaaagaaaagtgactggaagtccacttctgattttgagATCAGACAAAATGTGGAGAATTGGCCATAGTCAAGGgccacaaagggccttttcacactacacaattatagcataaAGATTCCCCTTTATATACTCTGGCTCATCCTATGGTATCTTGGGCTTTGCTGTTTAGGGAGGTGCATTTAGAATTATCATCCAGAATTcactagtgcctcactaaactacaacccccaggattccacaagctGTCCTGTGCTAAATCTTTTTAACAGTTAAATTCCAATGTACGGTTAGCAGAAGAAAACAGTCTACCAATGGAGCTCTTTTGCTTTCCTTAGCTGTACAAGTGGGAGCACCTTTGCTCTTCCGGTCTCTAAGTATATTACAGCTAGTACCACTGGTTCTGCAATTGCTTGTTCACCTTGGGTTGCACAAATTGCTGCTCAGTTGGAAACTGCCTTTGATTCCTCCTTTTCACTTAGTCTTGAATTAGCAGTATCCACAAGAAAGCTATTTATGAGAGCAGAATAACTATGTTGAATGCTGGCCAACACTGTCTGTTAatttggatgtgtgtgtatgtatgtatgtatgtatgtatgtgtatgtgtgtgtatatatatatgtatatatatatacacacacacacacacacacacacacacatttacatacacacacacacacccctatatatatgtgtgtgtatcacacacacacacacacacacacacacacacaccatttccatTTGATTAGGTTGAGGAGAATAAATGGCTCTACTCTGGTAATTAGAACAGAACATTTATATTACTTGTATGTGTGCAAGAATTTGATAGGAGCTACCTTCTGTATGGTAGCTCCTACCAGTATGTTGACGACACCATaatagcagaagacattcaggaatttgAACAGTTAATAAgtaaggtcaaagatgaaagttcaaaggcaggtctgatgctgaacataagaaaaacaaaaataataatgaccacaaaagaaacacataaattcactctagacaacaaggaaattgaaataaagaattcccatatctaggatcaagcaatgaccagaatggagactgcagtcaagaaataaaaagactaggaatgggaaaggcagctatgaaataattggaaaagatactgaagagcaaagacatacaactgaacattaacatcagaatcattcaggccattgtattcccaattgccatgtacagatgtgagagctggacagtgaaggaagaagagagaaagaaaatcaactcatttgaaatgtgctggaaaagagtacttaggataccatggacagccaagaagacaagcaaatgggttcttgaacagatcagagcagggctctccttggaagcaaagatgatcaaattgagactatcgtactttgtccacataatgagaaggcatgaatcactaggaaaaaacaataatgctaggaatggtagaaggtagaagaaatagaggaagaccacaaatcagatggatagactgaatcaggagggttgtgggcaagggcttgcaggatcttgtcaaggcagtggaggatagggattcttggagatgcctcatccacagggtcgccgtGAGTTGGAACCGACTtgggggcagctaacaacaacaaccttctgtATTATAGTCAGTGTGGTGTACCTGTTGAGTATTGGAGTAACCCTTCaggagaccagcgttcaaatccCCCTACTCaaacatggaaacctactggatgatcttgggaagtcatattctctcatcattaaagaaaggcaatgacaaacctactctgaataaatcttgctaataaAACCCTAGGGTAGGGTTGCCACAGGTTGGACAGGACTttaaggaacataacaacaacaaaccttctgTATACACATATGATGCTACATAAGGATATCTTTTCTACTCATCTTGGAACTAAGCCCCACTGATTTCATTAAGAATGTGCTTCTGAATAGATGTATGTAATTTTTAATGTAGGAGGCTAGCCTTCTGCGAATTGCTCACCTTGCTTCCATTTAATCACTTCAAATAAATATATAGGAATTGATTTGCATTTCATTAAGCTCTAGGGAAAAAAGATTTAATTATTAGGTCCTAATATGTAGTGGTCATCATCAAAACCTTAACAAATACAGAGTTAATGGAATGTTTAATGTTCAAGCTAAATAAGTAATTAATGAGTACTTCTGAGGATTCAAAAGAATTGTTCTGTGCATAGATGCAGCATTAAATTAATTGTTCATAACAAAAATGCCTGTAGTCTTGTTCTTCTgttccctttcttccctctgGAAACTGTTTGCTGAAGTTCATTAGGGCACTGTTCTGTGAGACAAGATT from Sceloporus undulatus isolate JIND9_A2432 ecotype Alabama chromosome 2, SceUnd_v1.1, whole genome shotgun sequence includes the following:
- the TDGF1 gene encoding teratocarcinoma-derived growth factor 1, with the protein product MQSLRVLIGVALSVQLIQIGYACEGEGCDNISNHKKLNTPLETFNVLNNLNSEKKKNKSSNVLPFIGITDASKLNKHCCQNGGTCFLGTFCICPKHFTGRHCEYDTRIRSCGALGHGEWSQEGCQLCRCIYGTLNCFTQAGCGKR